A genomic window from Tolypothrix sp. PCC 7910 includes:
- a CDS encoding HAMP domain-containing sensor histidine kinase, with product MDFSQVLAEKTESILQKWVIEVRKDQLIESADDLSYTAIKNHLPDVIKAMVTVLSKSQGNDVKSIVVASWQHGVLRAEQGFDPSEIAREYHLLRRVIFETLETNLLQGTPTAIVRAMRLIDTVIDEAIARCFNSYFEERLRELQQLYNSLMLHNEELNRLVNANQDYLAQLAHEFKSPLASIIGYSDLFLRQQRQQTRVNNNQVNVEHIERVLRNGRHLLRLINDILEISRYDAGKVQPEPELINVSELINNVLEILEPLAREKQLPIVVNCQTAPQQIFTDPVKLQQIITNLISNAIRYTESGSIDISCEVLDDQKWAIAVKDTGIGIAPENQTQIFEPYFRVGCQNSYVHGSTGLGLAIVARLVKLLQGEINLVSEIGVGSTFSVTFPLQLKM from the coding sequence ATGGATTTTAGTCAAGTACTGGCTGAAAAAACTGAAAGTATCTTACAAAAATGGGTAATAGAGGTACGGAAAGATCAACTTATTGAAAGTGCAGATGATTTATCTTATACAGCAATCAAAAATCATCTGCCTGATGTCATTAAAGCAATGGTCACAGTACTGTCAAAATCCCAGGGTAATGATGTTAAATCGATTGTCGTGGCTAGTTGGCAGCATGGAGTTCTGCGCGCTGAACAAGGCTTTGATCCATCTGAAATTGCACGGGAATATCATCTGCTCAGAAGAGTAATATTCGAGACTTTAGAAACAAATTTATTACAGGGAACACCAACAGCAATTGTACGGGCGATGCGGTTAATTGATACTGTAATTGATGAAGCGATCGCACGGTGTTTCAATAGTTATTTTGAAGAACGGTTGCGAGAATTACAACAGCTCTATAATTCCCTGATGCTGCATAACGAGGAACTCAATCGTTTAGTAAACGCTAACCAAGATTATCTTGCTCAATTAGCACACGAATTTAAAAGTCCTTTAGCTTCAATTATTGGTTATTCTGATTTATTTTTACGCCAACAAAGGCAGCAAACTAGAGTAAATAACAACCAAGTAAATGTAGAACATATTGAGAGAGTACTACGTAATGGTAGACATTTACTCCGCCTAATTAACGATATTTTAGAGATATCGCGCTACGACGCAGGGAAGGTACAACCCGAACCAGAATTGATAAATGTGAGTGAATTAATCAACAATGTTTTGGAAATTTTAGAGCCTTTAGCTAGGGAAAAACAATTACCAATTGTCGTTAATTGCCAAACCGCTCCTCAGCAAATATTCACAGATCCAGTTAAATTACAACAAATTATTACAAATCTTATTAGTAATGCTATTCGCTATACAGAGTCTGGAAGCATTGATATAAGCTGTGAGGTATTGGACGATCAAAAATGGGCGATCGCAGTTAAGGATACAGGAATTGGCATTGCACCAGAAAATCAAACCCAAATATTTGAACCCTACTTCCGCGTGGGTTGTCAGAATTCCTATGTTCACGGAAGTACTGGGTTGGGGTTAGCAATAGTGGCGCGACTGGTGAAACTACTGCAAGGTGAAATTAATTTAGTTTCAGAGATTGGGGTTGGTTCAACTTTTTCTGTCACTTTTCCTTTGCAATTAAAAATGTAA